A single region of the Brassica rapa cultivar Chiifu-401-42 chromosome A03, CAAS_Brap_v3.01, whole genome shotgun sequence genome encodes:
- the LOC103860547 gene encoding transcription factor MYB34, which yields MVRTPCCKEEGIKKGAWTPEEDQKLIAYLQLHGEGGWRTLPEKAGLKRCGKSCRLRWANYLRPDIKRGEFTPEEDDTIIKLHALKGNKWAAIATCLAGRTDNEIKNYWNTNLKKRLKQRGIDPTTHKPINSTDQTGSEPKHHKLGSSGSARLLNRVASKYSVDSNRDLLTGIIIGNSTNIADISQNTGDVDSPTKNSTSTLLNQMAAASSGFISILTNNTSTSPGFSDNCSFSDGFTEFFSNEEISGMYTNVDNVGLMEELEDILSYDGADVGDIKDSPEVDVTDDMDFLDSWNKEDDLDLEKFVSSLDSKIGVFV from the exons aTGGTGAGAACACCatgctgcaaagaagaaggaataaAGAAAGGAGCTTGGACTCCTGAGGAAGATCAAAAGCTTATTGCTTATCTTCAACTACATGGTGAAGGTGGATGGCGTACTCTCCCGGAAAAAGCTG GATTGAAGAGATGTGGGAAGAGTTGTAGACTAAGATGGGCTAACTATCTAAGACCCGATATTAAAAGAGGGGAGTTTACTCCTGAAGAAGACGACACTATTATCAAGCTTCATGCTCTTAAGGGTAACAA GTGGGCCGCAATAGCAACATGTTTGGCGGGACGAACCGACAATGAGATTAAGAATTATTGGAACACGAATCTCAAGAAGCGTTTAAAACAAAGAGGTATCGATCCAACCACTCACAAACCGATCAATTCAACCGATCAAACCGGTTCAGAACCAAAACACCATAAACTCGGTTCATCCGGTTCCGCAAGGCTTCTTAACCGCGTTGCAAGCAAATACTCGGTCGATTCAAACCGGGATCTACTAACCGGAATCATCATAGGAAACTCCACAAACATCGCAGACATCTCACAAAACACCGGCGACGTCGATTCTCCGACCAAGAATTCGACCTCCACGCTGCTCAACCAAATGGCGGCAGCGTCAAGCGGTTTCATATCGATTCTTACGAACAACACGTCGACCTCTCCCGGTTTCTCCGACAACTGTTCTTTCTCCGATGGTTTCACTGAGTTCTTTAGTAACGAAGAGATCTCCGGTATGTATACCAACGTCGATAATGTTGGCCTTATGGAGGAGTTAGAGGATATTTTAAGCTACGATGGTGCCGACGTCGGAGATATCAAAGACTCGCCTGAGGTTGACGTAACTGATGATATGGACTTTCTTGATTCTTGGAACAAAGAAGATGATTTGGATTTGGAGAAGTTTGTAAGCTCGTTAGATTCCAAGATTGGTGTCTTTGTCTGA